One window of Nostoc sp. C052 genomic DNA carries:
- a CDS encoding DUF1823 family protein produces the protein MSNLPPLNTETIWSIIDEKLDDATVNQLLWHYLGYRYDSSTAQWDTSQVAPEWQNEYPEPPNFIESRPATVKLTRSIPTENKQMLKQNLGFKGYKVGEFGPRQTRRATAANWLLSYLQQTNGKIA, from the coding sequence ATGTCTAACCTACCACCACTTAATACAGAAACAATTTGGTCAATTATTGACGAAAAACTTGATGATGCCACAGTTAATCAGTTGCTATGGCATTATTTAGGCTATCGCTATGACTCCTCAACTGCACAATGGGATACTAGCCAAGTTGCACCCGAATGGCAAAATGAGTACCCAGAACCACCAAATTTCATTGAATCTCGTCCTGCAACAGTCAAGTTAACTCGTTCCATTCCTACTGAAAACAAACAAATGCTCAAACAAAATTTGGGTTTCAAAGGTTACAAAGTTGGTGAATTTGGGCCTCGGCAAACTCGCAGAGCCACAGCAGCAAATTGGTTATTAAGTTATCTCCAACAAACTAACGGCAAAATTGCGTAG